The segment CCTGCTGCCGAGCCGTCGCGTCGCGCGCTCCGCCCCGTGCGCGCAGATGTATAGAATTGGTGGCGTTGCGAAGCGGAGCGAGCACCCACGCCGCGACCGCCGCGGCGAAGATGACCATCACCACGGCCGTCACGGCCCCTCTGACGTCAAAGCGCCCGCGGGCGCACCCGCGAGCGCGGTGGCGGGACGACGCTCAGGGAGCATCGCGATCACCGCTCCGGCGGTCAGCACGAGGCCGCCGGCCCAGATCCACATCACGAGCGGGTTCACGAGCAGGCGTAGGGTCGCCTCCCCTTCCCGCGTCCACGCCGCTAGGATCACGTACAGATCATTCGCCGGCGTGCTCCGAAGAGCGACGTCCGTGGTAGCTTCCGAGCTCGTGAGGAAGAGATTCCGGCTGGCGTCGAGCGGCCCGAGATCCCGCGCCCCCGCGAACGCGTGGAGCCGGGCGGTCACCACCAGCGCACCGTTGCGCGTCGCCTCTGAGATCCCCTCGTACCTGATCCGATACCGAGCCACTTGGACGGAGTCGCCCGGCCGGAGGGTCGCCACGCGCTGAGTGCTGAACACCGAGGATCCGGTGATCCCGGCAAAGACCAGCAGGATCCCGAGATGCACGACGTATCCGCCGTACCGCCTCCGATTCCCCATGACGAGCGCCCACAGCGCCGCCACGCCGCCGGTGTCCCCGTGGGTCCGGCGGAGCCGGATCCCTCGAATGAACTCGAGCGTGATGGTCGCGGCGACGAACCCGCACAGGGCGAATGCCAGCACCGCGCCGGGGGCCCGGACGCCGGCGGCGAGCAGCGCGAGCCCGAGGGACACGCCGGACGCGCCCGGGGCGAGGAAGTCGCGTCGAAGGTCCGACGCCGTCGCCCGCCGCCACGCCAATAGCGGTCCTACGCCCATCAACAGCAAGAGGAGCAGCGCCAGTGGTGAGATGACGTGATCGAAGAAGGGCGGCCCCACGTTCACCCGCCGTCCCGTGAGGGCCTCAGAGACCACCGGGAACACTGTTCCCAGAAACACGGCGAACGCGGTGGTGAGAAAGACCACGTTGTTCAAGAGAAACGCGCTCTCCCGAGAGAGCACTGCGTCCAGGTGGTTCCGGCTGCGGAGCGCTTCCCACCTCCACGCCAGCAGGGCGAACGCCGCGACCATGGCGAGCGCGAGGAACCCGAGGAAATACGCGCCCAGCGGCGATTGGGTAAACGAGTGGATGCTGCTGAGCACGCCGCTGCGTGTTAGGAACGTGCCGAAGATCGACAGCCCGAACGCAAGCACGACCAGGAGCGCGGTCCACTGGCCGAGCATCGCCCGGCGTTCCTGGATCATCACCGAGTGGAGAAACGCGGTGGCCACCAGCCACGGCATCAGCGCCGCGTTCTCCACGGGATCCCAGGCCCAATACCCCCCCCATCCCAACACGACGTAGGACCACTTCGCTCCGAACATCAGACCCATGCTCAGGCAGTACCATGCCCACAGCATCCAGCGGCGCGCCAGGAGCACTCCCGCCTCCTCGATCGCTCCGTCCGCCAGCGCCGCGACCACGATCGCAAAGGGCACGGTCAGGCCGACGAACCCGAGGTACAGCGTGGGCGGATGGATCGCCATCCATGGGTTGAGCAGCAGGGGGTTCATCCCCCGTCCATCCGCGGGCGGGAACGGCACCGTAACGAACGGCGAGGCCACCGCGACCAGCATGAAGAGGAAAAATGCCGAGACGGCAGCGCATACCCCGACCACCCCGGGGAGGAGCCGCGGTCGGTCCCGCCCGACGCTCCGGATGATCGCCAACGAGTACCCCGAGAGGATCAGCGCCCACAGCAACAGCGACCCTTCCATGCCGCCCCAGAACGAGGTGAGATCATACACCACGGCCTGGGCGTTGCTGACGTGGCTCGTCACGTACGCAAACGAATAGTCGCGCGCAAGGAGCGCGCCCGCCAGCACGACACCGGCGAGGGCCTCGAGCGCCGCGACCATCCAGACGGCTCGGACCGCACTCGTCACGAGCTCCGGCCGCCGGGATCGCGCCCCCAACCAGGCGGCCGCGAGAGCGTAGACGGCAAGAACGAGGGCGGAGGCGAGACCAAACCTGCCGAGATCAGCCACGCCGATTACCTCTGGCTCTGTGGATCAGCCGGGGAATACTTCGTCGGACATTTCGCCAGGAGCGTTGTGGCGGTAAAGGATCCATCGGAGAGGAGCGCGCCCTCGACCACGACCTGGCGGCCCGCGCTGAAGATGTCAGGAATGACCCCGCTGTAGTGAACCGGAATGGCATCCGTCCCGTCGGTGACGCTGAAGCGGAGGTGCTGGTGCGAGGGGTCCCATGCGATCGACCCCGGGACCACCGTGCCGCCAAGGCGCACCCGCGCCTGCGCGGCGGCCCCCGTCCTCCCCCGCAGCTCTCCCACGGTCACCCAGTAGGTGGCCCCCTGCTGGATCCCCCCGTAGACGAGGTAGGCGAGCGCGAAGACGAACACGGCGACCCCCGCGACAAAGACCACGGGCCTGCGCCGGAATGTCATGGACGCCCCGCGCGAGAATGGCCCGAGGCCGACGGAGACGGCGGCGCGGTCTTCTGTAACCTCTCGCGCAGCGTGTGCACTTCGCGGGCCAGCGCTTGGCTCCTTCGACCCAGGGCGTAGAGGTACAGAAAGATGCCGATCCACACCGCGGCAAAGGCCCAAAACAAGTAGGTCATGGAGGGACTTCGCCGGCGGCCAGCGCCGCGACCTCAGCCTCCAACAGCCCGATCGCAAGGCGCGCGCGAAACAGAGTCCAGTAGAACAAGCTCCACGCGACGAGCCCAGCAGCAAGCGCCCACACCATCGAGGGCGCCAGGCCGATGCTGCGCGATGTGAAGATCACCGGGGACAAGGCGCGGAGATACCGGGCCGAGAGCCATACCAGCGGCACATCGACAAACCCCACGATCGCGAACACGGCGGCGAAGCGGGCGCGCCGCACGTCCTCTCCGGCGGCGCCCCGCAGCACCAGATACCCCACGTAGACGAGCCACAAGATCAGGTAAGTCACCAGCTGGGGATCCCACGTCCACCACGTGCCCCACACGGGACGCGCCCACAGCGAACCGGTCACGATCACCAGGGTGCTGAACAGGACTCCGATCTCCGCGGCCGCCGCCCCCACCTCGTCCCACTCGCGCCGGGCGGTCCTGAGATACTGGATCCCAGCCCAACACGCGTGCCCGAACGCGACGAACCCGATCCACGCCAGGGGAAGGTGGACGTAAAAAATGCGCTGGATGTCCCCCATGACCGCCTCGGGTTGGGCGAACACAAATGCGCCGTAGAGGGCGATGAGCATCGTGCCACCCGTGATCGACGCGAGCGCGGTGTCGCGGGACCGGATCACTTACTCCTCCACCACGTAGGCAAACAGCCACATGCCGAGCATCCCAAAAATGATATCAACCGCCCCCAGCAGTTTCAACGAACGTAAGAGTTCGGTAAGTCCACGATCGTCGAGCACTGCCCCGATCCCGGCGAGCGAGAGCATGATCACCGGGAGCGCGACTGGCAGCAGCAAGATCGGGAGCAGCACTTCCCGCAGCCGGGTCGCCGACGTCATCGCCCCAAGCAGCGTTCCGATCGCCGTGAACCCGACCGCGCCGAGCACCAGCGGGAGGGAGAGCCACATGAGGTGCCGACCGACGTCGGCGGTGAACAAGACGGCGGTCGCCACGACCACAACGATCTGAAGAATGAGCACCACGACCAGGTTCGCCCCGCATTTGCCGAGGTAGAGGAGGCTCCGACTGACCGGGGTCATCAACAGCCCTTGGAGGGCCTGCCCCTCCTGTTCGATGGCGTGCGCGCGCGCCAGCCCCAGCGTCGCCGCAAACGACACCGTCACCCACACCACGGCGGGGGCGGCGGCCGTCCCGAGACGGGAAGACGGGCCCAGGGCAAGGTTCTGGATCACGAGCGCCAGAAACGCGACGAGGCCCATCGACGTGACCAGTTCTCTGGTGCGGGCTTCGATCACCAGGTCTTTCCAGATCAGAGCGCCGAGGGTCCTCACCGATGATCCCCGGCGATCGCCTCACCGTACCACGCGCGCAACGCCTCCGGATCCATCCCCGCAAGCGCGCTCGGGGCGGTGAGGCGGCCCCCCGCGAGGACGGCAGCATCGTCGGCGACGCGGAGCGCTTCGGCCGCGCTGTGGGTGGTCATGACCGTCGCCCCCCCATCCCGGCAAAACTCCCGGAGCGTCCGGCTGAGGTCCTCGGCACCCCCGGGGTCCAGGCCGGTGAAGGGCTCGTCGAGCAGCAGGACCGCCGGACGATGCAGGAGCGCGCGGGCGAGGGCGGCCCGTTGCTGGCTCCCTCGGGATAAGCTACGAACGAGGGCTGCCGGCTGGTCGATCCCCATCAGGTCGCAGACGCCGGCGGCCCGTTCGTATCCATCAGGTAGGTTGTACAAGATGGCAAGAAGGCGCAGGTTCTCGCCCACGCTGAGCCCGCCGTACAGCATCGGTTCGTGGCCAACGAATCCGATCCGGCGCCGGACGGAGGGATCTGTGAATGGATCATCTCCGTGGATCCGGACCCGCCCCCGGCGCGGACGCAACGCCGCCCCGAGCACGCGGAGAAGGGTCGATTTCCCTGAGCCGTTGGGACCGAGAATCGCGAGGCACCGTCCAGCGGGCACCTTGAGGGTCACGCTGCGGAGCACCGGCGCGCGCCCGTAACTCCGCCAAAGGTCTTCGGCGTACACCGCGTCCCGGTCGCCGGCCACCTCAGGCCGGTGCGGTCGAAGCGGCGGCCAACGCGCTGAGGCGGGCGGGGTCGAACAAGAAGAATGGATACCCCCGATAGGTCGCCGCCACTTCCGCCGAGGATCGGCCGAGGGTCGCCTGCTTCGTCTGCAGCCGGTGGATCTCGTCCGCAAGGCCCTGCGCAAGCTGCGCGTTGATCTCGCGGATCTGGTGCGTGGCCGCCCGGCGCTCGGCCCCCGGGCGCATCTGCTCGACCGCCCGGATCAGCGACCATTTCTGGTCGATCAGCCGGCGCTGGGCTTCCGACGGGGAGGCGAGCGACCGCTCGGGATTGTGCTGCAGATCCATCAACCGGCGTTCGAGCGCCCGTCCGTCCTCGACGGCGCCGCCGGTGCCCGCGAGCGGCAGCATGAGGGTCGCGGTCGCAACGACGTAGGGTGGTGGCGCGCACCCGAACACCTCGCCGATCACCGCATTGGTCGCGCGGTCGTAGCGGGCTCCGCCAACGCCGTGGATGAACAGATCCGCGAGACACAGCCGGGCGAACATCGTGAACGTGAGCGCTTTGGGCCGGATGCGTACGCCGGACGCGCGCAGCGCCTCCACCCCCGCCCGGCCCGCCGGCAGGTCCAGTAATGTGTCGG is part of the bacterium genome and harbors:
- a CDS encoding heme lyase CcmF/NrfE family subunit, which codes for MADLGRFGLASALVLAVYALAAAWLGARSRRPELVTSAVRAVWMVAALEALAGVVLAGALLARDYSFAYVTSHVSNAQAVVYDLTSFWGGMEGSLLLWALILSGYSLAIIRSVGRDRPRLLPGVVGVCAAVSAFFLFMLVAVASPFVTVPFPPADGRGMNPLLLNPWMAIHPPTLYLGFVGLTVPFAIVVAALADGAIEEAGVLLARRWMLWAWYCLSMGLMFGAKWSYVVLGWGGYWAWDPVENAALMPWLVATAFLHSVMIQERRAMLGQWTALLVVLAFGLSIFGTFLTRSGVLSSIHSFTQSPLGAYFLGFLALAMVAAFALLAWRWEALRSRNHLDAVLSRESAFLLNNVVFLTTAFAVFLGTVFPVVSEALTGRRVNVGPPFFDHVISPLALLLLLLMGVGPLLAWRRATASDLRRDFLAPGASGVSLGLALLAAGVRAPGAVLAFALCGFVAATITLEFIRGIRLRRTHGDTGGVAALWALVMGNRRRYGGYVVHLGILLVFAGITGSSVFSTQRVATLRPGDSVQVARYRIRYEGISEATRNGALVVTARLHAFAGARDLGPLDASRNLFLTSSEATTDVALRSTPANDLYVILAAWTREGEATLRLLVNPLVMWIWAGGLVLTAGAVIAMLPERRPATALAGAPAGALTSEGP
- a CDS encoding cytochrome c maturation protein CcmE; this encodes MTFRRRPVVFVAGVAVFVFALAYLVYGGIQQGATYWVTVGELRGRTGAAAQARVRLGGTVVPGSIAWDPSHQHLRFSVTDGTDAIPVHYSGVIPDIFSAGRQVVVEGALLSDGSFTATTLLAKCPTKYSPADPQSQR
- a CDS encoding CcmD family protein: MTYLFWAFAAVWIGIFLYLYALGRRSQALAREVHTLRERLQKTAPPSPSASGHSRAGRP
- the ccsA gene encoding cytochrome c biogenesis protein CcsA, translating into MIRSRDTALASITGGTMLIALYGAFVFAQPEAVMGDIQRIFYVHLPLAWIGFVAFGHACWAGIQYLRTARREWDEVGAAAAEIGVLFSTLVIVTGSLWARPVWGTWWTWDPQLVTYLILWLVYVGYLVLRGAAGEDVRRARFAAVFAIVGFVDVPLVWLSARYLRALSPVIFTSRSIGLAPSMVWALAAGLVAWSLFYWTLFRARLAIGLLEAEVAALAAGEVPP
- a CDS encoding heme exporter protein CcmB translates to MRTLGALIWKDLVIEARTRELVTSMGLVAFLALVIQNLALGPSSRLGTAAAPAVVWVTVSFAATLGLARAHAIEQEGQALQGLLMTPVSRSLLYLGKCGANLVVVLILQIVVVVATAVLFTADVGRHLMWLSLPLVLGAVGFTAIGTLLGAMTSATRLREVLLPILLLPVALPVIMLSLAGIGAVLDDRGLTELLRSLKLLGAVDIIFGMLGMWLFAYVVEE
- a CDS encoding ABC transporter ATP-binding protein yields the protein MAGDRDAVYAEDLWRSYGRAPVLRSVTLKVPAGRCLAILGPNGSGKSTLLRVLGAALRPRRGRVRIHGDDPFTDPSVRRRIGFVGHEPMLYGGLSVGENLRLLAILYNLPDGYERAAGVCDLMGIDQPAALVRSLSRGSQQRAALARALLHRPAVLLLDEPFTGLDPGGAEDLSRTLREFCRDGGATVMTTHSAAEALRVADDAAVLAGGRLTAPSALAGMDPEALRAWYGEAIAGDHR